From a region of the Streptacidiphilus albus JL83 genome:
- a CDS encoding phytanoyl-CoA dioxygenase family protein, translated as MTSLAEFTLTDADRELLPSPEDVRRYAEHGWYLSRRLLSEEELATLEAASERFYAGRVDRPLPVRPARLADWQPADGDVQRHNDYIHHQSEEIAAILRKPLIGAVAARLAESDEVRIFQSTLILKPPRPAEPSNLVPWHADRHYWQTCSSDRMLTAFIPFHHCDEEMGTITMVDGSHRWKEVEGDDSTRHFAQRDRGELEQILAQTARFNEAEVTKVPVVIPAGHMSFHHCLTYHGSGANLSVRPRRAISLHLQDGANHYRPYTKADGTQVVYNHDVLVRRTAGGDPDYADPTYCPTTWKDPR; from the coding sequence GTGACATCACTGGCCGAGTTCACCCTGACCGACGCCGACCGGGAGCTGCTGCCCTCGCCGGAGGACGTCCGCCGCTACGCCGAGCACGGCTGGTACCTCTCCCGGCGCCTGCTCAGCGAAGAGGAGTTGGCCACTCTGGAGGCCGCGAGCGAGCGCTTCTACGCCGGGCGGGTCGACCGTCCGCTGCCCGTGCGCCCGGCCCGGCTGGCCGACTGGCAGCCGGCCGACGGCGACGTGCAGCGCCACAACGACTACATCCACCACCAGAGCGAGGAGATCGCCGCGATCCTGCGCAAGCCGCTGATCGGCGCGGTCGCGGCGAGGCTGGCGGAGTCGGACGAGGTCCGGATCTTCCAGTCCACCCTGATCCTCAAGCCGCCGCGCCCGGCGGAGCCGAGCAACCTGGTGCCCTGGCACGCCGACCGGCACTACTGGCAGACCTGCAGCTCGGACCGGATGCTCACCGCGTTCATCCCGTTCCACCACTGCGACGAGGAGATGGGCACCATCACCATGGTGGACGGCAGCCACCGGTGGAAGGAGGTCGAGGGCGACGACTCCACCCGGCACTTCGCCCAGCGCGACCGCGGCGAGCTGGAGCAGATCCTGGCGCAGACCGCCCGGTTCAACGAGGCCGAGGTGACCAAGGTCCCGGTGGTGATCCCGGCCGGCCACATGAGCTTCCACCACTGCCTCACCTACCACGGCAGCGGCGCCAACCTCTCGGTCCGCCCGCGCCGGGCGATCTCGCTGCACCTGCAGGACGGCGCCAACCACTACCGCCCGTACACCAAGGCGGACGGCACGCAGGTGGTCTACAACCACGACGTCCTGGTGCGCCGCACCGCCGGGGGCGACCCCGACTACGCGGATCCGACCTACTGCCCGACCACCTGGAAGGACCCCCGGTGA
- a CDS encoding alpha-ketoacid dehydrogenase subunit beta → MTKLSYAKGLNRALADELARDPAVCVFGEDVGAGLAGLTPGLQARFGADRVVDTPLSEQAFTSLALGAALAGMRPVVEFQIPSLLFLVFEQIANQAHKTSLMTGGQIAAPVTYVVPGSGSRDGWAGQHSDHPYSLFAHVGVKTLLPATPADAYGLLVSAIRDPDPVVLFAPAGALGVREDVTTELVPVPIGSARIHRPGEDVTVVAAGALVYDALAVAEELAGEISVEVFDPRTVYPFDWAALSASVARTGRLVVVDDSNRMCGFGAEVITGVVERGTPLRTAPRRVTRPDGAVLPFALGLDRALQPSRDQLRHAVRSVMD, encoded by the coding sequence GTGACCAAGCTCTCCTACGCCAAGGGCCTCAACCGGGCGCTCGCCGACGAGTTGGCCCGCGACCCCGCGGTCTGCGTCTTCGGGGAGGACGTCGGCGCGGGCCTGGCCGGCCTGACCCCGGGCCTGCAGGCCCGCTTCGGCGCCGACCGGGTGGTGGACACCCCGCTCTCCGAGCAGGCGTTCACCTCGTTGGCGCTGGGCGCCGCGCTGGCCGGGATGCGGCCGGTGGTGGAGTTCCAGATCCCCTCGCTGCTCTTCCTGGTCTTCGAGCAGATCGCCAACCAGGCCCACAAGACCTCGCTGATGACCGGAGGCCAGATCGCGGCCCCGGTCACCTACGTGGTGCCGGGCTCCGGCTCGCGCGACGGATGGGCGGGCCAGCACTCGGACCACCCGTACAGCCTCTTCGCCCACGTCGGGGTGAAGACCCTGCTCCCGGCCACCCCGGCCGACGCCTACGGCCTGCTCGTCTCGGCGATCCGCGACCCCGACCCGGTGGTGCTGTTCGCCCCGGCGGGTGCGCTGGGCGTGCGCGAGGACGTCACCACCGAACTGGTGCCCGTCCCGATCGGATCGGCCCGGATCCACCGGCCGGGCGAGGACGTCACCGTGGTCGCCGCCGGGGCGCTGGTGTACGACGCGCTCGCGGTGGCCGAGGAGCTGGCCGGCGAGATCTCGGTGGAGGTCTTCGACCCGCGCACCGTCTACCCCTTCGACTGGGCGGCGCTGTCCGCCTCGGTCGCCCGGACCGGCCGCCTGGTGGTGGTCGACGACTCCAACCGGATGTGCGGGTTCGGCGCGGAGGTGATCACCGGCGTCGTGGAGCGCGGGACGCCGCTGCGCACCGCCCCGCGCCGGGTCACCCGGCCGGACGGCGCCGTGCTGCCGTTCGCCCTGGGCCTGGACCGTGCCCTCCAGCCCAGTCGGGACCAACTGCGGCACGCCGTCCGGTCCGTCATGGACTGA
- the hppD gene encoding 4-hydroxyphenylpyruvate dioxygenase: MSIQRIDHVEFHVVNADEAARELAGTFGFQEGPHPGAAPLPAGRSAVLLRQGGIRLLFTSADDPADPVAGFVRRHGDGVAAIGLSCDDAAACYASAVAAGADPLSAPVAHQEDGRRVVSAAIRGFGDVELRFVQRDPAPADEGPEGLLVELDHLAVCVPSGELARTVKFLEQTLGLRQIFTEYIAVGSQGMDSIVVQSPSGGVTLTLIEPDTSRDPGQIDGFLEQHRGVGVQHLAFRTDDIALSVQTLEGRGVRFLSTPERYYDQLRERLGDSVIPLETLRRLNILVDRDHGGQLFQIFTRSVHPRRTFFLEVIERRGALTFGSANIKALYEAVERTDASHA; the protein is encoded by the coding sequence ATGAGCATCCAACGGATCGACCATGTCGAGTTCCACGTCGTGAACGCCGACGAGGCGGCCCGCGAGCTCGCCGGGACCTTCGGCTTCCAGGAGGGGCCCCACCCGGGCGCCGCACCGCTGCCGGCGGGACGGAGCGCGGTGCTGCTGCGTCAGGGCGGCATCCGGCTGCTGTTCACCTCCGCGGACGACCCCGCCGACCCCGTGGCCGGGTTCGTCCGGCGGCACGGCGACGGCGTGGCGGCGATCGGGCTCTCCTGCGACGACGCGGCCGCCTGCTACGCGAGCGCGGTGGCCGCCGGGGCCGACCCGCTCTCCGCGCCCGTCGCCCACCAGGAGGACGGCCGCCGGGTGGTCAGCGCCGCGATCCGCGGCTTCGGCGACGTGGAGCTGCGGTTCGTCCAGCGCGATCCTGCGCCCGCCGACGAGGGGCCGGAGGGCCTGCTGGTCGAGCTCGACCACCTCGCGGTCTGCGTCCCCTCGGGCGAACTGGCCCGCACGGTGAAGTTCCTGGAGCAGACGCTGGGCCTGCGGCAGATCTTCACCGAGTACATCGCGGTCGGCAGCCAGGGGATGGACTCGATCGTCGTCCAGAGCCCGTCCGGCGGGGTCACGCTCACCCTGATCGAGCCGGACACCAGCCGCGACCCCGGCCAGATCGACGGGTTCCTGGAACAGCACCGGGGCGTCGGCGTCCAGCACCTGGCCTTCCGCACCGACGACATCGCGCTCTCCGTGCAGACCCTCGAAGGGCGGGGCGTGCGCTTCCTCAGCACCCCCGAGCGCTACTACGACCAACTGCGCGAGCGGCTCGGCGACTCGGTGATCCCACTGGAGACGCTGCGCCGGCTGAACATCCTGGTGGACCGGGACCACGGCGGGCAGCTCTTCCAGATCTTCACCCGCTCGGTCCACCCGCGCCGCACCTTCTTCCTGGAGGTCATCGAGCGGCGCGGGGCGCTCACCTTCGGCAGCGCCAACATCAAGGCACTCTACGAGGCCGTGGAGCGCACCGACGCTTCCCACGCCTGA
- a CDS encoding thiamine pyrophosphate-dependent dehydrogenase E1 component subunit alpha, producing the protein MSPASPVTPEALYRGMRLIRAFEETALSLVKSGEIVGGIHPYIGQEAVAVGVCAALRADDQLTSTHRGHGHVLAKGADPRRMLAELAGRENGLNHGRGGSMHAADLSLGVLGANGIVGAGAPIAAGAAWAALRQGLDRVVVTFFGDGALNQGVLLEAMNLAALWRLPVLFVCENNGYATTLSVRAGVAGSALGRAAAFGIPAEAVDGMDVEAVRSAAERAVERARSGAGPSFLECRTYRFEGHHTMERRVRLNYRSAEEIDSWRQRDPLERCDPGAGRRAEIDREVDRLMAEAVEFALAGAHPDPAGALDHLYADGLRPRAGALT; encoded by the coding sequence GTGAGCCCGGCGAGCCCGGTGACCCCGGAGGCGCTCTACCGGGGGATGCGCCTGATCCGCGCGTTCGAGGAGACCGCGCTGTCCCTGGTGAAGTCCGGCGAGATCGTCGGCGGCATCCACCCCTACATCGGGCAGGAGGCCGTCGCGGTCGGCGTCTGCGCCGCGCTGCGCGCCGACGACCAGCTGACCAGTACCCACCGCGGGCACGGCCACGTGCTGGCCAAGGGCGCCGACCCGCGCCGGATGCTGGCCGAGCTGGCGGGCCGGGAGAACGGCCTCAACCACGGCCGCGGCGGCTCGATGCACGCCGCCGACCTGTCGCTCGGGGTGCTCGGCGCCAACGGCATCGTGGGCGCCGGCGCGCCGATCGCGGCCGGCGCCGCCTGGGCGGCCCTGCGCCAGGGCCTGGACCGGGTGGTGGTGACCTTCTTCGGTGACGGCGCGCTCAACCAGGGCGTACTGCTGGAGGCGATGAACCTGGCCGCGCTCTGGCGGCTGCCGGTGCTCTTCGTCTGCGAGAACAACGGCTACGCCACCACACTGTCGGTCCGGGCCGGCGTGGCCGGCTCGGCGCTCGGGCGCGCGGCCGCCTTCGGGATCCCGGCCGAGGCGGTGGACGGCATGGACGTCGAGGCCGTCCGGTCGGCCGCCGAGCGGGCGGTGGAACGCGCCCGGTCCGGCGCCGGGCCCTCCTTCCTGGAGTGCCGTACCTACCGTTTCGAGGGCCACCACACCATGGAGCGCCGGGTCAGGCTGAACTACCGCAGCGCCGAGGAGATCGACTCCTGGCGGCAGCGGGACCCGCTGGAGCGCTGCGACCCGGGCGCCGGGCGGCGCGCCGAGATCGACCGGGAGGTCGATCGACTGATGGCCGAGGCAGTGGAGTTCGCGCTGGCCGGCGCCCACCCCGACCCGGCCGGTGCGCTCGACCACCTGTACGCCGACGGGCTGCGGCCCCGGGCAGGAGCCCTGACGTGA
- a CDS encoding cytochrome P450, translating to MADQQPDAFPFPLHPDEFGTSSRQHRLRREQCPLGEVLLPSGDQAHLVVAYEDVAKVLRDRRFSRNLRYPGAPRMVREADMSDHPDAIINHDPPEHGRFRQTIQGAFSPSQEPVWRPVVQRIVDGLLDSIAAAGPPSDLVKDFAGVLPIAVMCALVGVPAEDTGLFQEWTGVFFAVDQASTEERLRANKEFLAYIRAFLDRRRKEPGQDLVDVLVAACDVEQRLSEAELVQMVTALLIGGHENTASTLARGVFTLLRHPGQFAALRDDPALTGPAVEEVLRFEVPSEGAFLRVATEETPLSAGSVQAGRAVQVSIPGANRDPRHFPDPERFDIHRTANPHLTFGLGAHFCPGAPLARLELSLALRGLAERFPGLRLAIAPEDVRYAEGALIHPLLSLPVAW from the coding sequence ATGGCCGACCAACAGCCCGACGCTTTTCCCTTCCCGCTGCACCCCGACGAGTTCGGCACCTCCTCGCGCCAGCACCGGCTCCGCCGCGAGCAGTGCCCGCTGGGCGAGGTGCTGCTGCCCAGCGGCGACCAGGCGCATCTGGTGGTCGCCTACGAGGACGTCGCCAAGGTCCTGCGGGACCGCCGCTTCAGCCGCAACCTGCGCTACCCGGGGGCGCCGCGGATGGTCCGCGAGGCCGACATGTCCGACCACCCCGACGCGATCATCAACCACGACCCGCCGGAGCACGGCCGCTTCCGCCAGACCATCCAGGGCGCCTTCAGCCCCAGCCAGGAGCCGGTCTGGCGGCCCGTGGTCCAGCGGATCGTGGACGGCCTGCTGGACTCGATCGCCGCCGCCGGGCCGCCGTCCGACCTGGTGAAGGACTTCGCCGGGGTGCTGCCGATCGCGGTGATGTGCGCGCTGGTGGGCGTGCCGGCCGAGGACACCGGGCTCTTCCAGGAGTGGACCGGGGTCTTCTTCGCCGTCGACCAGGCCAGTACCGAGGAGCGGCTGCGGGCCAACAAGGAGTTCCTGGCCTACATCCGGGCCTTCCTGGACCGGCGTCGCAAGGAGCCCGGCCAGGACCTGGTCGACGTCCTGGTGGCCGCCTGCGACGTGGAGCAGCGACTCTCCGAGGCGGAACTGGTCCAGATGGTCACGGCGCTGCTCATCGGCGGCCACGAGAACACCGCGTCCACGCTGGCCCGGGGCGTGTTCACGCTGCTGCGCCACCCCGGGCAGTTCGCCGCGCTGCGCGACGACCCGGCGCTGACCGGCCCGGCGGTCGAGGAGGTGCTGCGCTTCGAAGTGCCCAGCGAGGGCGCCTTCCTGCGGGTCGCCACCGAGGAGACGCCGCTCTCGGCCGGCAGCGTGCAGGCCGGGCGGGCCGTCCAGGTGTCGATCCCCGGCGCCAACCGCGACCCGCGGCACTTCCCCGACCCCGAGCGCTTCGACATCCACCGGACGGCCAACCCGCACCTGACCTTCGGCCTGGGCGCGCACTTCTGCCCCGGCGCCCCGCTGGCCCGGCTGGAGCTGTCGCTCGCGCTGCGCGGCCTGGCCGAGCGGTTCCCGGGGCTGCGGCTGGCCATCGCGCCCGAGGACGTCCGGTACGCCGAGGGCGCGCTCATCCACCCGCTGCTGTCCCTCCCGGTGGCCTGGTGA
- a CDS encoding alpha/beta fold hydrolase, giving the protein MVSVPTYPGFEPLIEIASGSGDPLFCVHPAAGIAWEYAALAPHLDPGRRVLALQAEGLADPGLLPDSVEQAAERFLGLVREVQPHGPYRLLGWSFGGIVAHTMAARLQAGGEQVALLALLDCFPYDPASPAQEPTEQEYLTTLLENAGCDPRRLVAPDGAPLDEERALAVLLERGHLLDGLEDHRLAAVLQVFLHNIRLRRRFTPELFRGDLLFVKAALERTAPLNSAETWQRYVDGRIDSHEIDTEHRLMMRREPAAGIGRLLAPRLARTGR; this is encoded by the coding sequence ATGGTGAGTGTGCCGACGTATCCCGGATTCGAGCCGCTGATCGAGATCGCGTCCGGCAGCGGGGACCCGCTGTTCTGCGTGCACCCGGCGGCCGGAATCGCCTGGGAGTACGCGGCGCTGGCGCCGCACCTGGACCCCGGGCGCCGGGTGCTGGCCCTCCAGGCCGAGGGCCTGGCGGATCCGGGGCTGCTCCCGGACTCCGTGGAGCAGGCCGCCGAGCGGTTCCTGGGGCTGGTCCGCGAGGTGCAGCCGCACGGCCCGTACCGGCTGCTCGGCTGGTCCTTCGGCGGCATCGTGGCGCACACCATGGCGGCCCGGCTCCAGGCCGGGGGCGAGCAGGTCGCCCTGCTCGCCCTGCTCGACTGCTTCCCCTACGACCCGGCCAGCCCCGCGCAGGAGCCCACCGAGCAGGAGTACCTCACGACCCTGCTGGAGAACGCCGGCTGCGACCCGCGCCGCCTGGTCGCCCCGGACGGCGCCCCGCTGGACGAGGAGCGCGCCCTGGCCGTGCTGCTGGAGCGCGGGCACCTGCTGGACGGCCTGGAGGACCACCGGCTGGCGGCCGTCCTCCAGGTCTTCCTGCACAACATCCGGCTGCGCCGGCGGTTCACCCCGGAGCTGTTCCGGGGCGACCTGCTGTTCGTCAAGGCCGCGCTGGAGCGGACCGCTCCGCTCAACTCGGCCGAGACCTGGCAGCGTTACGTCGACGGCCGGATCGATTCTCACGAGATCGACACCGAGCACCGGCTGATGATGCGCCGGGAGCCGGCCGCCGGGATCGGCCGGCTGCTGGCGCCGAGGCTGGCGCGGACCGGGCGGTAG
- a CDS encoding AMP-binding protein, producing the protein MTEQSAPSVNYVEQLLELFAACGDREAVVCAERRLSYAQMRTMVLDLAAKLRDQGVRPGAGVALLVRNLPESIALQLALHLLGCRTVWIARYPPYREQVEFIELAQVEVLIYDPERTGRLTEELTQREAPLQILCVGPGGSGPDLLEPVEPGGPEFVRAPGTPEPSSLFYTGGTSGRPRLVHHEHRFFLALLAAAGYYRSIGELGMRHLSTTAFVHVSGQMPALLTLAEDGLLVLAEKVDLPAFLDTVRDERLTSAFISPARLSELLDSPLLDGADLSSLRYLNCGGGPISPTRLAQGIERFGPVLRPVYGLSELPLVADQPFLVNDPEHPERLASAGKPFADARIEIHGEKDELLGTGEIGEVCVAGSLVMTGYWNDPEGSARTMAGGFLHTGDLGYLDEDGYLFLVDRKKDMIVTSVGAANVYTRPVEDVLSSHPDVRAAAVIGVPDPGWGEVVHAYVVLAPDATVTVEELQALVETELSELHVPRGIDFVESLPRTALDKVDKRALRARHYEDPERRTVSDLAPR; encoded by the coding sequence ATGACCGAACAGTCGGCACCGAGCGTCAACTACGTCGAGCAGCTGCTGGAACTCTTCGCCGCCTGCGGGGACAGGGAGGCGGTGGTCTGCGCCGAGCGCAGGCTGAGCTACGCCCAGATGCGGACCATGGTCCTGGACCTGGCGGCCAAGCTGCGCGATCAGGGGGTGCGTCCCGGCGCCGGGGTCGCGCTGCTGGTCAGGAACCTGCCCGAGTCGATCGCCCTGCAGCTCGCGCTGCACCTGCTCGGCTGCCGCACGGTGTGGATCGCCCGCTACCCTCCCTACCGCGAGCAGGTGGAGTTCATCGAGCTGGCCCAGGTCGAGGTGCTGATCTACGACCCGGAGCGGACCGGGCGGCTCACCGAGGAACTGACCCAAAGGGAAGCGCCGTTGCAGATCCTCTGCGTCGGCCCCGGTGGCTCGGGCCCCGACCTGCTGGAGCCGGTCGAGCCGGGCGGCCCGGAGTTCGTCCGGGCGCCCGGCACCCCGGAGCCGTCCTCGCTCTTCTACACCGGCGGCACCAGCGGACGGCCCCGGCTGGTCCACCACGAGCACCGCTTCTTCCTGGCGCTGCTGGCCGCCGCCGGCTACTACCGCTCGATCGGCGAGCTCGGCATGCGCCACCTGTCCACCACCGCGTTCGTCCACGTCAGCGGCCAGATGCCGGCGCTGCTGACGCTCGCCGAGGACGGCCTGCTGGTGCTGGCCGAGAAGGTCGACCTCCCGGCCTTCCTGGACACCGTCCGGGACGAGCGGCTGACCAGCGCCTTCATCTCACCGGCCCGGCTGTCCGAGCTGCTGGACAGCCCGCTGCTGGACGGCGCGGACCTCAGCAGCCTGCGCTATCTCAACTGCGGCGGCGGTCCGATCTCGCCGACCCGGCTCGCCCAGGGCATCGAGCGGTTCGGGCCGGTGCTGCGGCCGGTCTACGGGCTGAGCGAGCTGCCGCTCGTCGCCGACCAGCCGTTCCTGGTGAACGACCCGGAGCACCCCGAGCGGCTGGCCTCGGCCGGCAAGCCGTTCGCGGACGCCCGGATCGAGATCCACGGCGAGAAGGACGAACTGCTGGGCACCGGCGAGATCGGCGAGGTCTGCGTGGCCGGCTCGCTGGTCATGACGGGTTACTGGAACGACCCCGAGGGCAGTGCCAGGACCATGGCCGGCGGCTTCCTCCACACCGGTGACCTGGGCTACCTGGACGAGGACGGCTACCTCTTCCTGGTGGACCGCAAGAAGGACATGATCGTCACCAGTGTGGGCGCGGCCAACGTCTACACCCGCCCGGTGGAGGACGTGCTGAGCTCCCACCCGGACGTCCGGGCGGCCGCGGTGATCGGGGTGCCGGACCCGGGCTGGGGCGAGGTGGTGCACGCCTACGTGGTGCTGGCGCCGGATGCCACCGTCACGGTCGAGGAGCTGCAGGCGCTGGTGGAGACGGAGTTGAGCGAGCTGCACGTGCCGCGCGGCATCGACTTCGTGGAGTCGCTGCCGCGGACCGCGCTGGACAAGGTGGACAAGCGGGCGCTGCGGGCCCGGCACTACGAGGACCCGGAGCGCCGGACCGTCTCCGACCTGGCGCCCCGGTGA
- a CDS encoding cytochrome P450, with product MGEDRSTEPEASEEEATEEEATEALLARLGTPQGRADPYPVYAELRALAPVCRSRRGQVFLTGHRDCAELVRSTAFRAQGPDWMDRVSPGWRERPGKVATIEAMLFRDPPDHTRLRRLVSGAFTARRMAALREQVGQLARTALDEIADAGADGGVVDLQALLSRSLPVSVIGTMVGVPKQDWGLLQESMSAMMQVVELSVDEPALAAADRGAETLMDYFAALVADRRKEPTDDLASALVAVRDEASADREGGGEGGGLSEPELLQTLLLLFMAGVDTMVNHLVNGTAAFLAHPAQADLLRADPALAPGAVEEALRYDAPIQILARVAAEDVTVRQTPVAAGTLVIGLLGAANRDPERFPDPDAYLITRPGTGSVSFGGGMHFCLGAPLARIESAAFFPALLERFPKLRPAGEPVRRGMVLRGFEYFPVTLR from the coding sequence ATGGGCGAGGACCGGAGCACCGAACCGGAGGCATCGGAGGAGGAGGCGACCGAGGAGGAGGCAACCGAGGCGCTGCTGGCCCGGCTGGGCACCCCACAGGGGCGCGCCGACCCCTACCCGGTCTACGCCGAGCTGCGTGCCCTGGCACCGGTCTGCCGCAGCCGGCGCGGGCAGGTCTTCCTGACCGGCCACCGGGACTGTGCGGAGCTGGTGCGCAGCACGGCCTTCCGGGCCCAGGGTCCCGACTGGATGGACCGGGTCTCCCCCGGCTGGCGCGAGCGCCCGGGGAAGGTCGCCACCATCGAGGCGATGCTCTTCCGCGACCCGCCCGACCACACCCGCCTGCGCCGGCTGGTCAGCGGCGCCTTCACCGCGCGCCGGATGGCGGCGCTGCGCGAGCAGGTGGGGCAGCTGGCCCGAACCGCGCTGGACGAGATCGCCGACGCGGGGGCGGACGGCGGCGTCGTCGACCTCCAGGCGCTGCTGTCCCGTTCGCTGCCGGTCTCGGTGATCGGGACCATGGTCGGTGTCCCGAAGCAGGACTGGGGGCTGCTCCAGGAGTCCATGTCCGCGATGATGCAGGTGGTCGAACTCAGCGTGGACGAACCGGCGCTGGCCGCCGCGGACCGGGGCGCCGAGACCCTGATGGACTACTTCGCGGCGCTGGTGGCCGACCGCCGCAAGGAGCCCACCGACGACCTCGCCTCGGCGCTGGTGGCGGTGCGCGACGAAGCGTCCGCCGACCGGGAGGGCGGCGGGGAGGGCGGCGGCCTGAGCGAGCCGGAGCTGCTGCAGACCCTGCTGCTGCTCTTCATGGCGGGCGTCGACACCATGGTCAACCACCTGGTGAACGGGACCGCCGCGTTCCTGGCCCACCCGGCCCAGGCCGACCTGCTGCGCGCCGACCCCGCGCTCGCGCCGGGCGCGGTGGAGGAGGCGCTGCGCTACGACGCGCCGATCCAGATCCTGGCCCGGGTGGCCGCCGAGGACGTGACCGTCCGACAGACCCCGGTGGCCGCGGGCACCCTGGTGATCGGGCTGCTGGGCGCCGCCAACCGGGATCCCGAGCGGTTCCCGGACCCGGACGCGTATCTCATCACCCGGCCCGGCACCGGTTCGGTCTCGTTCGGCGGCGGCATGCACTTCTGCCTGGGCGCACCGCTGGCCAGGATCGAGTCGGCGGCCTTCTTCCCGGCCCTGCTGGAGCGGTTCCCGAAGCTTCGCCCAGCCGGCGAACCGGTGCGCCGGGGCATGGTGCTGCGCGGTTTCGAGTATTTCCCGGTGACGCTGCGCTGA
- a CDS encoding DUF3050 domain-containing protein — protein sequence MSTDRYHWDRQHPGLAALQQAIEPARQTVLGHPMYGRLNSLEAVRTFQETHVFAVWDFMSLLKSLQRTLTCVSVPWVPSGPTASRRLINDIVLVEESDELGDGFTSHFELYIAGMAESGADTGPITAFVELLREGTAVTEALKLAAAPQAAVDFVAVTWSIIETAPVHCQAAAFAFGREDLIPEMFQQVISIEDEKGQLGTFKDYLARHIEVDGEQHTPMAMQMLIDLCGEDDATWAACAETVRTALEARTELWTAIHAATLS from the coding sequence ATGAGCACCGACCGCTACCACTGGGACCGTCAGCACCCCGGACTCGCCGCCCTCCAACAGGCCATCGAGCCGGCCCGGCAGACGGTCCTCGGCCACCCGATGTACGGGCGGCTGAACAGCCTGGAGGCCGTGCGGACCTTCCAGGAGACCCACGTCTTCGCGGTCTGGGACTTCATGTCGCTGCTCAAGAGCCTGCAGCGCACCCTGACCTGCGTCTCGGTGCCCTGGGTGCCCAGCGGGCCGACCGCGAGCCGAAGACTGATCAACGACATCGTGCTGGTGGAGGAGAGCGACGAGCTCGGCGACGGCTTCACCAGCCACTTCGAGCTCTACATCGCGGGCATGGCGGAGTCCGGCGCGGACACCGGCCCGATCACCGCCTTCGTGGAGTTGCTGCGCGAGGGGACGGCGGTGACCGAGGCGCTCAAGCTCGCGGCGGCGCCGCAGGCCGCCGTCGACTTCGTGGCCGTCACCTGGAGCATCATCGAGACCGCACCCGTCCACTGCCAGGCCGCCGCCTTCGCCTTCGGCCGCGAGGACCTGATCCCCGAGATGTTCCAGCAGGTGATCAGCATCGAGGACGAGAAGGGCCAACTGGGCACCTTCAAGGACTACCTGGCCCGGCACATCGAGGTGGACGGCGAGCAGCACACCCCGATGGCGATGCAGATGCTGATCGACCTGTGCGGCGAGGACGACGCCACCTGGGCGGCCTGCGCCGAGACGGTGCGCACCGCGCTGGAGGCCCGGACCGAACTCTGGACCGCGATCCACGCCGCCACCCTCAGCTGA